The sequence below is a genomic window from Bacteroidota bacterium.
GCATTCTTCCTGCGCAAAACGATACGCTCAACCGCATTGACAGTGCAGGAAAAAAACAGGGTTATTTCATCATCACCGGGAAAATGAAAAATGATAAGTCATTTGCAGACTCCGCAATTGTTGAAGAAGGAAATTATGTGAATAGCTCGAGGACCGGTGTATGGACTTCTTATTATCCATCCGGCGGAAAAAAATCGGAAATGACTTATGTGAATAATCGGCCGAACGCTCCAATGGAAAAATGGAATTCGACGTACAAGTAAAAGATGGATTTAGCAACGGATGGACAAAAGAATACAATGACAGCGGACGGCTTTACCGACAGACATTTTTCGTTAACGGATCTATTGATTCTTCAAGAACAAAAATATTTCCCCCGCTTCCGGAAGAAAATGATTCACAAAAAGACAATCGGGATTATCAATACGATCCTAACCGAAAAAAATATTATGAGAATTCAAATCACCATGGATTTGATGAAGGCCAGCGTGTACTTTACAAGAATGGAAAAATCTCTCAGAAAGGAATATTTCGCGATAACAAATTACTGACCGGCGAAGAACGCGTTTACGACGCCAATGGAAATCTTGTGCAGGTAAAATTATTCAGGGATGGAAAATATGTGGGTGATGGCCCTATTCCTGCTGATGCAAATAAGTAGAGAGGTAATTTATTTTTTTTCAAACCAGCAGTTGCGGCAGGCAACGGGTAAATATTGCCACTGATTAACACCGATTACTTCACAGATTTTCTCTGCCGCTGCTGCTGACAACTGTCCGCCCGCCCGCCCGTGCCGGTACGGACGGGGATGACCCGGACGGACGGGCCGCTGATTTTTTTTCCTTCATTCTGCTACCTTTGTCACCGCAGCAATGTCCGGCCAAAAACTTTTCATACACAACACACTCACGCGGAAAAAAGAATTATTCGTTCCGCTTAATCCTCCCTACGTGGGCATGTACGTGTGCGGGCCTACGCTCTACAGCGATGTTCACATTGGAAATTGCAGAACGTTCACTTCATTCGATATCATTTACCGTTACCTCACACACATCGGGTACAACGTGCGCTACGTGCGCAACATTACGGATGTGGGCCATCTCGAAGATGAAAATGCAGGTGAAGGCGAAGACCGTATTGCAAAACAAGCGCGACTGAAAAAACTGGAGCCAATGGAAATTGTGCAGCGTTATGCTTTTGGTTTTCGTGAAGTGATGAATCTGCTCAATCTTGTTCCGCCTTCTATTGAGCCAACAGCATCCGGCCACATCATCGAGCAGATCGAGATGACGGAAAAAATAATTGAGCAGGGATTCGCTTACGTGAAAGACGGAACCGTTTGGTTTGATGTGGAAAAATTCGCGAAGAAAAATAATTATGGAATTCTTTCGGGGAGAACGCCCGAAGATCAGCAGAGTAATACGCGCGAACTCGACGGGCAGGATGAAAAACGCGGGCGACTCGATTTTGCATTATGGAAAAAAGCAAAACCGGAACACATCATGCGGTGGAATTCTCCGTGGGGAGAAGGTTTCCCGGGATGGCACATCGAGTGTTCGGCAATGAGCAGAAAATATCTCGGTGAAACTTTTGACATTCACGGTGGAGGAATGGATCTCATTCCCACGCATCATACGAATGAAATTGCGCAGAGCGTAGGATGTTGTGGTGAAGCTCCTGTGAAATACTGGATTCACACGAACATGCTTACCATTAACGGACAAAAAATGTCGCGCTCGCTTGGAAATGTTTTTCTTCCGGTAGAATTATTTACGGGAATGAAACTCGCTGCCGATTCGAAAAGCGCAACTCCATCGCAGGCAAAACTCGATGGAAAACATCCGTTGTTCGATAAAGGTTATTCGCCGATGACCGTTCGTTTTGCAATGATGCAAACGCATTATTCCAGCACGCTCGATTTTTCGAACGATTCATTACAAGCATCAGAAAAAGGGTTTCGCAAATTAATGGAAGCGGTTCGTCTTCTCGACAAACTCAAAACTTCTGCCACTTCTTCTTTTGACGTGAAAGAATTCAGAAAGCGATGCTACGATGCAATGAATGATGATTTCAATACACCTGTTCTTCTTGCGCAGTTGTTCGATGCGGCGCGCATTATCAATTCGGTGAATGATGCCCGCCCGCACGATGCGGCCGGACGGGGAAAAGAAACTTTAACTGCAGGTGATCTCGGTGAATTGAAAAAAACAATACATGATTTTGTTTACGATGTACTCGGGTTGAAAGATGACGTGATGGAAAATTCCGGAAATGCTGCTGACGGTTTGATGCAACTCATCATTCGCCTGCGTGCCGATGCGCGCACGAAAAAAGATTTTGCAACGAGTGATGTGATCCGCGATGAACTTGCAAAACTGAATATCGTGTTAAAAGATGGTAAGGACGGAACTGACTGGGAAATGAAATCGTAAATTAAGTCATTGGGACGTTCATCTCCAATGGTCAACAAACACTCCATGACAATTCACCAATGACACCAATGTACTCCGTGAAATTTTTTTTCGTTTTAGCTTTCGTTTTCACTCTGGCAATTTCCTCCTGCTCTTCCGGAAATCCAGGCGATCATAAGAATGATTCTGCTGTTACCACTCCGAAAAAACCCAGAGTGAAAGGCCCTGCATTCTCTTCCGACTCGGCATTTGCATTCGTACAAAAGCAAGTTGATTTCGGCCCGCGTATTCCGGGCACACCTGCGCACGACGCATGCGCACAGTTTTTCATTGACAAACTGAAGAGTTACGGTTATCCTGCAACCACGCAGGAATCTTCCGGATCATCTTACGACGGAAGAAATTTCACGATCAAAAATATTTTCGTGCAATACAAACCGGAACGCAAAGAAAGAATTCTCCTGCTCGCGCACTGGGACACGCGCCCGTACGCAGATCTCGACGAGGACACTGCATTCCGGAAAAAACCTTTTGACGGAGCTGATGATGGAGGAAGCAGCGCAGCAGTTCTGCTCGAGATGGCGAAAATTGTCAATGAAAAAGATCCGGGCATCGGTGTCGATTTTCTTTTTTCCGATGCTGAAGATCTCGGTGATAACGGCGGCGATGCAAAAACATGGTGCATAGGAACGCAGTATTGGGCGCAGCATACTCCACCGGGATACACAGCGGGATTTGCAATTCTCCTGGATATGGTGGGAGGAAAAATGCCGCTCTTTCCGCGTGAAGGAACTTCTGTTTTTTTCGCGCCCGACATTGTGAACAAAGTGTGGATGGCTGCAGCGGCACTCGGGTACGGAGGAATTTTTACCAATGATGTGACGGGCGAAACAACTGACGATCATCTTTACATCAACCAGATCACGCGCATTCCCTGCATTGATATCGTGCATTACAATCCCGTTACGCACGACTACCCGGAGTGGCATCACAAGCACACCGACAATATGAGCAACATCGATAAGAACACACTGGGAATTGTGGGCAATGTGCTGGTGGACGTGATCTACAACGAGAATGTGAAGTAGTTTCTTAAGGGCATCTCTAATAACTTCGAACTGCTGCGTTGGGCTACGTCCTCAAAATCCTCATTTACGAATAGTAAATTCCGGTTTTTCGGGCTTGCCCGCCTTGCATTTCTGTATTTTTAGAGATGCCCTTAACAAATCCTCTTCGTTTTTCAACATTTTTCCATAGTTATTCACACACTCTTTCATTTACGCTCTTGTTGTATTTTCTTTGGGTTTCGCAAAAAAAATACAATGAAAAAAATTCTCTCCCTTCTTTTTACTGCACTTTTCGTTTCTGGAACTTCTTACGCGGAACTTGTCTGGAAAACAGGATATGTCATTCTTAATTCAGGCGATTCGGTTAAAGGAGACATTCATGTAAACACGACCAAAGAACTCTCGCTTTTTTCCAAAGTTTCTCTTAAGCAGGGCGAGGCCACAAAAACATACAAGCCCGAAGTGGTGAAAGAATTCGGTTTCGAACAAACACGTTTCATTTCAAGAACGATCGACGGAGAATTGTCATTCGTGAAAGTTCTTTCATCCGGCAGAATAAATCTTTATGAGTTGCAATATGAATTGCAGCGCGGGAATGAAGTGATCGTTGATTCCGATTATTTCATTGAGAAAAATGACGGAAGCGGTTCGCTCGAAAAAGTGAAAACAGGAAAGTTCAAAAAAACAGTTGCCGAACTGATGGCAGATAATACCGAACTGGTGGCCCGCGTTCAGAACGATGATAAAAAATATGAGATCGCCGATATTCAGAAAGTCGTTGAGGAATACAACACCTGGTATCAGCAACAGAACGGTTCCCTGCAGGGATCGCGTTAAGATTTTCCCTTAGTAGTAGTTTCCGCCCTCAGCCCTGAAGCAGCAATGTTTCCGGGCTGTGTGGTTTTTAACCGGAAAAGATTTGAGGATGGAAGAATGGAGTAATTGTACGATTATCTTTT
It includes:
- a CDS encoding cysteine--tRNA ligase encodes the protein MSGQKLFIHNTLTRKKELFVPLNPPYVGMYVCGPTLYSDVHIGNCRTFTSFDIIYRYLTHIGYNVRYVRNITDVGHLEDENAGEGEDRIAKQARLKKLEPMEIVQRYAFGFREVMNLLNLVPPSIEPTASGHIIEQIEMTEKIIEQGFAYVKDGTVWFDVEKFAKKNNYGILSGRTPEDQQSNTRELDGQDEKRGRLDFALWKKAKPEHIMRWNSPWGEGFPGWHIECSAMSRKYLGETFDIHGGGMDLIPTHHTNEIAQSVGCCGEAPVKYWIHTNMLTINGQKMSRSLGNVFLPVELFTGMKLAADSKSATPSQAKLDGKHPLFDKGYSPMTVRFAMMQTHYSSTLDFSNDSLQASEKGFRKLMEAVRLLDKLKTSATSSFDVKEFRKRCYDAMNDDFNTPVLLAQLFDAARIINSVNDARPHDAAGRGKETLTAGDLGELKKTIHDFVYDVLGLKDDVMENSGNAADGLMQLIIRLRADARTKKDFATSDVIRDELAKLNIVLKDGKDGTDWEMKS
- a CDS encoding M28 family peptidase, giving the protein MKFFFVLAFVFTLAISSCSSGNPGDHKNDSAVTTPKKPRVKGPAFSSDSAFAFVQKQVDFGPRIPGTPAHDACAQFFIDKLKSYGYPATTQESSGSSYDGRNFTIKNIFVQYKPERKERILLLAHWDTRPYADLDEDTAFRKKPFDGADDGGSSAAVLLEMAKIVNEKDPGIGVDFLFSDAEDLGDNGGDAKTWCIGTQYWAQHTPPGYTAGFAILLDMVGGKMPLFPREGTSVFFAPDIVNKVWMAAAALGYGGIFTNDVTGETTDDHLYINQITRIPCIDIVHYNPVTHDYPEWHHKHTDNMSNIDKNTLGIVGNVLVDVIYNENVK